Proteins from one Streptosporangium becharense genomic window:
- a CDS encoding shikimate dehydrogenase: MRAAVLGSPIVHSLSPYLHRAAYEALGLRDWHYEAIECDEAALPGLLDGLGGGWAGLSLTMPLKRAVLPLLDSVSELAVRVGGANTVVFSDGARHGDNTDVYGIVRALAEAGVAPPGTATVLGGGATASSALAALRELGLGEATLVVRTPARARETLEAAERLGVALRVLTFDRFDTAPETDLVVSTLPAGAADGLTGLLAGVPALFDVVYAPWPTRLAAAVAERGGIVVGGFPMLLHQAVRQVEMMTGRADVPVEAMRAAGKAEIVRRAAPAG, encoded by the coding sequence ATGAGGGCGGCGGTCCTGGGGTCGCCGATCGTCCACTCGCTCTCCCCGTACCTGCACCGCGCCGCCTATGAAGCGCTCGGTCTGCGCGACTGGCACTACGAGGCGATCGAGTGCGACGAGGCCGCCCTGCCCGGTCTCCTCGACGGGCTGGGCGGCGGGTGGGCCGGGCTCTCGCTGACCATGCCGCTCAAGCGGGCCGTGCTGCCGCTGCTCGACTCCGTCTCGGAGCTGGCGGTCCGGGTGGGCGGGGCCAACACCGTGGTCTTCTCGGACGGTGCCCGGCACGGCGACAACACCGACGTGTACGGCATCGTCCGGGCGCTCGCCGAGGCGGGTGTGGCCCCGCCCGGGACGGCGACGGTCCTGGGCGGGGGGGCCACGGCGTCCTCCGCGCTGGCGGCCCTGCGCGAGCTGGGCCTGGGCGAGGCGACCCTGGTGGTGCGCACCCCGGCCAGGGCCAGGGAGACCCTGGAGGCCGCCGAGCGGCTGGGCGTGGCCCTTCGGGTGCTGACCTTCGACAGGTTCGACACCGCGCCGGAGACCGACCTGGTCGTCTCGACCCTGCCCGCCGGGGCGGCCGACGGCCTCACCGGTCTGCTGGCGGGCGTGCCCGCCCTCTTCGACGTGGTCTACGCCCCCTGGCCGACCCGCCTGGCCGCGGCCGTGGCGGAGCGGGGCGGCATCGTCGTCGGTGGCTTCCCCATGCTCCTGCACCAGGCGGTGCGTCAGGTGGAGATGATGACCGGCCGCGCCGACGTGCCGGTGGAGGCCATGCGCGCCGCGGGCAAGGCCGAGATCGTCAGGCGCGCCGCCCCGGCGGGCTAG
- the mltG gene encoding endolytic transglycosylase MltG, giving the protein MNDLDMDFLVGSDDDGDRSGRKSRASSGRRGRRRRRRRNRGGFLAPMLAVIVLLGGIGAAGFYGYRWVNDAITPDDYTGRGTGEVVVEIKDGQSATEIAQTLEEKGVVKSARAFTDAVAQAGKSSSLQPGEYTMRKQMAAAEAVKLLDPEKRLLERVTLKEGLRLNDTLKRLAEATGKPLREFQQAAKKTRDLDLPSYAGGKLEGYAFPATYDITPKMTATDILSLMVDRFQQTASKDDLQAKAKRLGRTPHEIMTIASIVQAESGSIDDMGKVARVIYNRLENKPALDGATPRLLQMDSTVMYGLNKYGISATHKDLESTSPYNTYKYEGLPPGPIANPGDHAIQAALNPTKGGWIWFVTTDPKRGITKFTASESEFFKLKAEFERNRAAGG; this is encoded by the coding sequence ATGAACGATCTGGATATGGACTTCCTGGTCGGCTCCGACGACGACGGCGATCGGTCGGGCCGCAAGTCTCGCGCATCCTCGGGGCGGCGTGGCCGCCGCAGGAGGCGCCGCCGCAACCGGGGAGGGTTCCTCGCCCCCATGCTCGCGGTCATCGTCCTGCTGGGTGGCATCGGCGCGGCGGGTTTCTATGGCTACCGCTGGGTCAACGACGCGATAACCCCCGACGACTACACGGGCCGGGGGACCGGCGAGGTCGTCGTGGAGATCAAGGACGGCCAGAGCGCCACCGAGATCGCGCAGACCCTCGAGGAGAAGGGTGTGGTGAAGAGCGCGAGGGCCTTCACCGACGCCGTGGCCCAGGCGGGCAAGAGCTCCTCCCTGCAGCCGGGTGAGTACACCATGCGCAAGCAGATGGCCGCCGCCGAGGCGGTCAAGCTCCTCGACCCGGAGAAGCGACTGCTGGAGCGGGTCACCCTCAAGGAGGGGCTGCGCCTGAACGACACCCTCAAGAGGCTCGCCGAGGCGACCGGCAAGCCGCTGCGGGAGTTCCAGCAGGCGGCGAAGAAGACCCGTGACCTCGACCTGCCCTCCTACGCCGGGGGCAAGCTGGAGGGGTACGCCTTCCCCGCGACCTATGACATCACCCCAAAGATGACGGCCACCGACATCCTGAGCCTGATGGTCGACCGCTTCCAGCAGACCGCCAGCAAGGACGACCTGCAGGCCAAGGCCAAGCGGCTCGGACGCACCCCGCACGAGATCATGACGATCGCCAGCATCGTCCAGGCGGAGTCGGGCAGCATCGACGACATGGGCAAGGTCGCCCGCGTCATCTACAACCGGCTCGAGAACAAGCCGGCGCTCGACGGCGCCACGCCGCGCCTGCTCCAGATGGACAGCACAGTGATGTACGGGCTGAACAAGTACGGCATCTCCGCCACCCACAAGGACCTGGAGAGCACCTCGCCCTACAACACCTACAAGTACGAGGGCCTGCCCCCGGGCCCGATCGCCAACCCGGGCGACCACGCCATCCAGGCGGCGCTCAACCCCACCAAGGGCGGCTGGATCTGGTTCGTGACCACCGACCCGAAGCGGGGCATCACCAAGTTCACCGCCTCGGAGTCGGAGTTCTTCAAGCTCAAGGCGGAGTTCGAGCGGAACCGGGCGGCGGGCGGATGA
- the alaS gene encoding alanine--tRNA ligase has protein sequence MESAEIARRFLRFFEERGHTVVPSASLIAEDPTLLLVNAGMVPFKPYFLGQQKPPYKRATSAQKCVRTLDIDEVGKTTRHASFFQMLGNFSFGDYFKEQAIPFAWELLTRSEAEGGFGFPEDRLWVTVYLDDDEAADIWQKKAGVPVERIQRRDLADNYWHMGVPGPGGPCSEIYYDRGPEYGREGGPVADENRYLEVWNNVFMQFQLSAVRTKVDFDVAGELPAKSVDTGMGLERMAAILQGVDNIYEIDTTYKILDRAAELTKSRYGRDPRADVSLRVIADHVRTGVMLVADGVLPSNEGRGYVLRRILRRAIRNLRLLGAGEERYMHELTAVTVDVMGEQYAELKADAPQIHGVIDAEEASFLGTLRTGTAIFDVAVEESKRKGRGTLAGEQAFQLHDTYGFPIDLTLEMAAEQGLKVDEEGFRRLMKEQRDRAKADAAAKKTGNADISVFGEILEKTGRIEFLGYDQVTAESEVVGILVDGLPAPAAGAGSFVEVVLSRTPFYAEGGGQLADQGVIRTGGAELEVTDVQSPVSGVIVHRGKVRVGEIRVGDQAQAEIDVERRRAISRSHTATHLVHRGFRNALGETAAQAGSENSPGRFRFDFTAAGAVSPSVLRDVEDEVNAVLINDLRVNAFHTSQAEARAMGALALFGEKYGDTVRIVEVGDYSRELCGGTHVASSGQLGLVKVLGEASIGAGVRRVEALVGLDAFRFLAKESVLVAQLSEQLKARREELPERIEGIVTRLRAAEKELAGLRSAQVLAAAGELAANARDLQGVSVVTHRAPDGTSPDDLRKLALDVRGRFPGDRAAVIVVAGVPGDRPVVVAAVNEAGRERGLKAGRLVGVAAKALGGGGGGKDDVAQGGGVRPEAIDEALGAVGQAIAQTLG, from the coding sequence ATGGAGTCGGCAGAGATCGCCCGCCGCTTCCTGCGCTTCTTCGAGGAGCGTGGGCACACCGTCGTGCCCTCGGCCAGCCTCATCGCCGAGGACCCGACCCTGCTTCTGGTCAACGCGGGCATGGTGCCGTTCAAGCCCTACTTCCTGGGCCAGCAGAAGCCCCCCTACAAGCGGGCCACCAGCGCGCAGAAGTGCGTGCGGACCCTCGACATCGACGAGGTCGGCAAGACCACCCGGCACGCCAGTTTCTTCCAGATGCTCGGCAACTTCTCCTTCGGCGACTACTTCAAGGAGCAGGCGATCCCGTTCGCCTGGGAGCTGCTCACCCGGTCCGAGGCCGAGGGGGGCTTCGGCTTCCCCGAAGATCGGCTCTGGGTCACGGTCTACCTCGACGACGACGAGGCCGCCGACATCTGGCAGAAGAAGGCCGGCGTGCCGGTGGAGCGCATCCAGCGCCGCGACCTCGCCGACAACTACTGGCACATGGGCGTGCCGGGCCCCGGCGGGCCGTGCAGCGAGATCTACTACGACCGCGGTCCCGAGTACGGCCGCGAAGGTGGTCCGGTCGCCGACGAGAACCGCTATCTGGAGGTCTGGAACAACGTCTTCATGCAGTTCCAGCTCAGCGCGGTCCGCACCAAGGTGGACTTCGACGTGGCGGGCGAACTGCCGGCCAAGAGCGTCGACACCGGCATGGGCCTGGAGCGCATGGCGGCGATCCTGCAGGGCGTCGACAACATCTACGAGATCGACACCACCTACAAGATCCTCGACCGGGCCGCCGAGCTCACCAAGTCGCGCTACGGCCGTGACCCGCGGGCCGACGTCTCATTGCGTGTCATCGCCGACCACGTCCGGACCGGCGTGATGCTCGTCGCGGACGGCGTCCTGCCCTCCAACGAGGGCCGGGGCTACGTGCTCCGGCGCATCCTGCGCCGCGCCATCCGCAACCTGCGCCTGCTCGGCGCGGGCGAGGAGCGCTACATGCACGAGCTCACCGCGGTGACCGTCGACGTCATGGGCGAGCAGTACGCCGAGCTCAAGGCCGACGCGCCGCAGATCCACGGCGTGATCGACGCCGAGGAGGCGTCCTTCCTGGGCACCCTGCGCACCGGCACCGCCATCTTCGACGTGGCCGTGGAGGAGAGCAAGCGCAAGGGACGGGGCACGCTCGCCGGCGAGCAGGCGTTCCAGCTCCACGACACCTACGGCTTCCCGATCGACCTGACCCTGGAGATGGCCGCCGAGCAGGGCCTCAAGGTAGACGAGGAGGGCTTCCGCCGGCTGATGAAGGAGCAGCGCGACCGGGCCAAGGCCGACGCCGCCGCGAAGAAGACCGGCAACGCCGACATCTCGGTGTTCGGCGAGATCCTCGAGAAGACCGGCAGGATCGAGTTCCTGGGCTACGACCAGGTGACGGCCGAGTCCGAGGTCGTCGGCATCCTCGTCGACGGGCTCCCGGCCCCCGCGGCGGGTGCGGGCTCCTTCGTCGAGGTCGTGCTGAGCCGCACCCCGTTCTACGCCGAGGGCGGCGGTCAGCTCGCCGACCAGGGCGTCATCCGCACCGGTGGGGCCGAGCTGGAGGTCACGGACGTGCAGTCGCCGGTCTCCGGCGTCATCGTGCACCGGGGCAAGGTCCGCGTCGGGGAGATCCGGGTGGGTGACCAGGCACAGGCCGAAATCGACGTCGAGCGGCGCCGGGCCATCTCCCGCAGCCACACCGCCACCCACCTGGTGCACCGCGGTTTCCGCAACGCGCTGGGCGAGACCGCGGCGCAGGCCGGTTCGGAGAACTCGCCCGGCCGCTTCCGCTTCGACTTCACCGCGGCCGGGGCCGTCTCGCCCAGCGTGCTGCGCGACGTCGAGGACGAGGTCAACGCGGTTCTGATCAACGACCTGAGGGTCAACGCCTTCCACACCTCCCAGGCCGAGGCCCGCGCGATGGGCGCGCTGGCCCTGTTCGGTGAGAAGTACGGCGACACCGTCCGCATCGTCGAGGTCGGCGACTACTCCCGTGAGCTCTGCGGCGGCACGCACGTCGCCAGCTCTGGGCAACTGGGCCTGGTGAAGGTGCTGGGCGAGGCGTCGATCGGCGCGGGCGTGCGCCGGGTGGAGGCCCTGGTCGGTCTGGACGCCTTCCGCTTCCTGGCCAAGGAGAGCGTGCTCGTCGCCCAGCTGTCGGAGCAGCTCAAGGCCCGCCGCGAGGAGCTGCCCGAGCGGATCGAGGGCATCGTCACCCGGCTGCGCGCCGCGGAGAAGGAACTGGCCGGCCTCCGCTCGGCCCAGGTGCTGGCCGCGGCGGGAGAACTCGCCGCGAACGCCCGTGACCTGCAGGGCGTCTCCGTCGTGACGCACCGCGCGCCTGATGGCACCTCCCCCGACGACCTGCGTAAGCTCGCGCTTGACGTGCGCGGCCGTTTCCCGGGCGACCGCGCCGCGGTGATCGTCGTCGCCGGTGTCCCCGGTGACCGGCCGGTCGTCGTCGCCGCGGTCAACGAGGCGGGACGCGAGCGCGGCCTGAAGGCGGGCAGGCTGGTCGGTGTCGCCGCGAAGGCGCTCGGTGGCGGCGGTGGCGGCAAGGACGACGTCGCCCAGGGCGGTGGTGTGCGTCCCGAGGCGATCGACGAGGCGCTCGGCGCCGTCGGGCAGGCGATCGCCCAGACGCTCGGCTGA